The genomic stretch GCCTGAACCATTATTATGTGCAGCAATACGCTTATCTATGTCATATGTCCAACCTGTGTATAACGTATCATCCGAACAACGCAGTATGTAAACATAAGCAATCATATAG from Synergistaceae bacterium encodes the following:
- a CDS encoding GIY-YIG nuclease family protein, which gives rise to MAYVYILRCSDDTLYTGWTYDIDKRIAAHNNGSG